In the Hordeum vulgare subsp. vulgare chromosome 7H, MorexV3_pseudomolecules_assembly, whole genome shotgun sequence genome, one interval contains:
- the LOC123411686 gene encoding WAT1-related protein At3g30340-like yields the protein MRAMARIDEWKPVIAMLVFDLISAVTTALIKAALEEGLDRLVLITLRQLVATVFLSPIAFFKERNTRPKLTLEILVYLFFSAVLGAALSQYTFFYGLQYTTATFAITFTNLAPVLTFLIAVLLRVESLNMKNKAGAAKIIGTLMSFAGVMLLTLYKGVALTHQAEPSGQHAEAAAAAAESGKKSWTLGTLALLANCLCFSFWLLLQSKLTKKYPALYSSTAYMFLISSLQGGGLTAAIQRRASVWVLTKPVEIVTVLYTGILGSGVGYVLMTWCVEKRGPVFTSSFIPIIQIMVAIIDFFFLHENIYLGSVLGSILMIMGLYILLWGKSRDASAMVPSAKEEEEDKEKQIKS from the exons ATGCGGGCGATGGCGCGCATCGATGAGTGGAAACCGGTGATCGCAATGCTGGTCTTTGACCTCATCTCTGCCGTGACAACGGCCCTGATCAAGGCGGCGCTCGAGGAAGGGCTCGACCGCCTAGTGCTCATCACGCTGCGTCAACTGGTGGCTACGGTCTTCCTTTCTCCGATCGCATTTTTCAAAGAACG GAACACGCGGCCTAAGCTCACACTGGAGATCCTCGTCTACCTCTTCTTCAGCGCAGTGTTAGG CGCCGCGCTCTCTCAGTATACCTTCTTCTACGGGTTGCAGTACACCACAGCAACCTTTGCCATAACTTTCACCAACCTGGCTCCTGTACTGACTTTCCTCATCGCGGTTTTGctcag GGTGGAGTCGCTGAACATGAAGAACAAGGCAGGAGCTGCAAAGATCATCGGGACGCTCATGTCGTTCGCCGGCGTCATGCTCCTGACCCTCTACAAGGGTGTGGCTTTGACACACCAAGCAGAGCCTTCAGGCCAGCATGCAGAAgcagcagctgcagcagcagaaTCTGGCAAGAAGAGCTGGACCCTGGGCACCCTAGCATTACTGGCGAACTGCCTGTGCTTCTCCTTTTGGCTCCTGCTGCAGTCCAAGCTCACCAAGAAGTACCCCGCACTCTACTCTAGCACTGCATACATGTTCCTCATCAGCTCCCTGCAGGGTGGGGGCCTGACGGCGGCGATACAGCGGCGGGCGTCCGTGTGGGTCCTCACAAAGCCAGTGGAGATTGTTACAGTACTATACACA GGAATCTTGGGGTCTGGAGTGGGATATGTACTGATGACATGGTGTGTGGAGAAGAGAGGGCCAGTGTTCACTTCATCCTTCATCCCCATCATCCAGATCATGGTGGCCATAATTGATTTCTTCTTTCTCCATGAGAACATCTACCTTGGAAG TGTGCTGGGATCCATACTGATGATCATGGGCCTCTATATTCTGCTGTGGGGAAAGAGCAGGGATGCCTCGGCCATGGTACCATCTgccaaagaagaggaagaggataagGAGAAGCAAATCAAATCATGA
- the LOC123411685 gene encoding WAT1-related protein At3g30340-like, with amino-acid sequence MPFSEPSALITPIKPWHNQKQTAHQIIKADGPKMWSAGCMEQWMPTAAMVATNVVIAVMTALLKQALNQGMNRLVLITFRQMLATVFLGPIAYFKERKTRPKITAEIFAYLFLSGILGPVLLQYTLFVGLEYTTATFAATFGNLLPMVTFLISLAFGYEALEVRSKPGSAKISGTLLSLTGAMMLTFYKGASLTHHLHHLPPSAAAAGVEEQHRSAVRWVLGSASMLANVVGFAGWLLLQRRLTRLYPAVYSATALMSLLSFAQAAALALSTQWGAGVAAWRLRGTVEIAAVVYCGVVASGVGYLLLTYCVEKRGPVFTAAFSPLAQMFVAGIDLCVLHEPLYLGSVLGSVLVILGLYLVLWGKREEAAAAAAPAKTVEAAAAAGHGDVAEQQERV; translated from the exons ATGCCATTTTCTGAACCTTCGGCTCTCATCACCCCTATAAAACCATGGCATAACCAGAAACAAACTGCCCATCAGATCATCAAGGCGGACGGACCGAAAATGTGGAGTGCAGGATGCATGGAGCAGTGGATGCCGACGGCGGCGATGGTGGCGACGAACGTCGTGATCGCTGTCATGACCGCGCTGCTCAAGCAGGCGCTGAACCAGGGGATGAACCGGCTGGTCCTCATCACTTTCAGGCAGATGCTGGCCACTGTATTCCTTGGCCCCATTGCCTACTTCAAGGAaag GAAGACAAGACCAAAGATCACTGCTGAAATCTTTGCATACCTGTTCCTTAGTGGAATCCTCGGACCGGTGCTGCTTCAGTACACGCTCTTCGTCGGGTTGGAGTACACGACCGCAACATTTGCTGCGACTTTCGGCAATCTGCTCCCGATGGTTACCTTCCTGATATCACTCGCTTTCGG GTATGAGGCGCTGGAGGTTCGGAGCAAGCCCGGGAGCGCCAAGATCTCCGGCACGCTGCTGTCCCTCACGGGGGCCATGATGCTCACCTTCTACAAGGGCGCGTCCCTcacccaccacctccaccacctgcctccgtcggcggcggcggcaggcgtCGAGGAGCAGCACCGGAGCGCGGTGCGGTGGGTGCTGGGGTCGGCGTCGATGCTGGCGAACGTGGTGGGGTTCGCGGGGTGGCTGCTGCTGCAGCGGCGGCTGACGCGCCTGTACCCGGCCGTGTACTCGGCCACGGCGCTCATGTCGCTGCTCAGCTTCGCGCAGGCGGCGGCGCTGGCGCTGTCCACGCAGTGGGGCGCCGGCGTCGCCGCCTGGCGGCTCCGTGGCACCGTCGAGATCGCCGCCGTCGTCTACTGC GGGGTGGTGGCGTCCGGGGTCGGGTACCTGCTGCTGACCTACTGCGTGGAGAAGCGGGGCCCTGTGTTCACCGCCGCCTTCAGCCCGCTGGCGCAGATGTTCGTCGCCGGCATCGACCTCTGCGTCCTCCACGAGCCGCTCTACCTCGGCAG CGTGCTGGGGTCGGTGCTGGTCATCCTGGGCCTCTACCTCGTGTTGTGGGGCAAGAGGgaggaagccgccgccgccgccgctccggcgaAGACGGTGGAAGCAGCGGCGGCAGCCGGCCACGGAGACGTGGCAGAGCAACAAGAGAGAGTGTGA